The genomic window ACCTGCGGCATAAAGTATAAAACCATGACTTATAGTATATCAAATACAAAAAAAGACCGTCTGATTATCAGACAGTCTTATTCACTCTAGCTACCCCAGACTTTATAGCTGCTTTACTTACAGCTTTAGCTACAGCTTTTCCTACTCTGCTGTCAAACGGTTTAGGTAGTATATAATCTTCGTTGAGTTCCTCATCGGATATGAGAGAAGCAATTGCCTCTGCCGCCGCAATTTTCATCTCATCATTTATATCCCTCGCCCTCACATCTAAGGCACCTCTAAATATACCCGGAAAAGCAAGCACGTTATTTATCTGATTTGGGAAATCCGATCTGCCTGTCCCTATAACCCTTGCGCCGGCTTTTTTAGCCTGATCAGGATATATTTCGGGTACAGGATTGGCCATTGCAAATATACACGCGTCCTTGTTCATAGTCTTCACCATTTCAGGTGTAACTACATTTGGGGCTGATACTCCTATAAATACATCTGTATCCTTTATTACATCCTCCAAATTACCTTTTTTCCTGTTGTTATTGGTCATCTGTGCTATTTCCTGTTTTGTCGCATTCAATCCATCTCTTCCCTCATATATAGCCCCTCTTCTATCACATAAAACCACGTCTTTAAGTCCCATGCTCATCAAAAGCTTTGCTATAGCTACACCCGCCGCACCTGCTCCATTGATCACTGCCGAAATTTCTTGCATTTGTTTACCCACTATTTTTAAAGCGTTCATCATCGCAGCAAGAGTTATGACGGCTGTACCGTGTTGGTCATCATGGAAAACTGGTATATCCAACTCTTGCTTAAGCCTTTTTTCTATTTCAAAACATCTAGGTGCAGATATATCTTCTAAATTTATACCACCAAAAGTAGGTGCTATCAACTTAACAGTATTCACTATATCGTCAACATCCTTCGAGCCTACACATATAGGAAAAGCATCAACATCAGCAAATGTCTTAAACAATACGGCCTTTCCTTCCATAACGGGCATACCTGCCTCTGCCCCTATGTCTCCTAGCCCCAGTACAGCAGAACCATCAGTAACGACGGCAACCAAGTTCCATTTCCTGGTATACTCATATACTTTTTCACATTCTTTGCTTATCTTTCTACAGGGTTCTGCAACACCAGGAGTGTAAGCAAGAGATAAATCCTCCATAGTCTCTACTTTTACTCTGCTGGTTACCTCAATTTTACCTCTCCATTCATCATGTAACTTAAGGGATTCCTTCTGATAATCCATAATTTCACTCCTTAATAAATTGGTATAGTATACTAGATATTATACTATTTATATCCAGATAACCAAAAGTAAAATTATTGAAAGATTTGATTTTATTATTTACATGGATAGCTAACATTCAAACTAGATTTATTTATGTTTTTTACCAACAACTCCAGCCTCCATCTAACATGATATTTTCACCTGTTATATATTGTGAAGCATCTGATACCAAAAATACAACTGCTCCCTTAATGTCATCATCATTTGCCATTCTACCTAAAGGCGTCCTCTCATTGTATCTCTCTACAAATACAGGATTCTGGTTAGTATAATATCCTCCTGGGCTTATGGCATTCACCCTTATATTGTATTTACCATAATAATTTGCCATCCACTTGGTCAGCCCTAGCATCCCCCATTTGTGATATGTGTAATCAACAGGACTGCTCATATCAGTACCTTTGTATACAGGAAAATGCGGTCCTGCAACCCCTTGAATTGAGGATATGTTCAATATATTCCCAAAACCCTGTTTCACCATCTGCTTTACAAATATCTGGTTTATCAAAAATAATCCTGTGGCGTTTATATCCTGTACCCTCTCCCAATCTTCCTTGGTCATCTTTTCAAGATCATCTCCGCCCC from Clostridia bacterium includes these protein-coding regions:
- a CDS encoding SDR family oxidoreductase, whose amino-acid sequence is MKTLDMFKLDGKVAVVTGGYGLYGKNISLALCEAGASIIIASRNVQKCEEYAQELNEQGYKAEGMKLDLGDQNSIQSLLDGIVKKHGKVDILVNNAVTRGGDDLEKMTKEDWERVQDINATGLFLINQIFVKQMVKQGFGNILNISSIQGVAGPHFPVYKGTDMSSPVDYTYHKWGMLGLTKWMANYYGKYNIRVNAISPGGYYTNQNPVFVERYNERTPLGRMANDDDIKGAVVFLVSDASQYITGENIMLDGGWSCW
- a CDS encoding NAD-dependent malic enzyme, producing the protein MDYQKESLKLHDEWRGKIEVTSRVKVETMEDLSLAYTPGVAEPCRKISKECEKVYEYTRKWNLVAVVTDGSAVLGLGDIGAEAGMPVMEGKAVLFKTFADVDAFPICVGSKDVDDIVNTVKLIAPTFGGINLEDISAPRCFEIEKRLKQELDIPVFHDDQHGTAVITLAAMMNALKIVGKQMQEISAVINGAGAAGVAIAKLLMSMGLKDVVLCDRRGAIYEGRDGLNATKQEIAQMTNNNRKKGNLEDVIKDTDVFIGVSAPNVVTPEMVKTMNKDACIFAMANPVPEIYPDQAKKAGARVIGTGRSDFPNQINNVLAFPGIFRGALDVRARDINDEMKIAAAEAIASLISDEELNEDYILPKPFDSRVGKAVAKAVSKAAIKSGVARVNKTV